A genomic region of Sideroxydans sp. CL21 contains the following coding sequences:
- a CDS encoding transporter substrate-binding domain-containing protein produces MKIKQSGTLKVAVYKDFAPYSANDEGIDVDIANALAKKIGLTLSLLPFQARDDVNDDLRDMVWKGHYLGYGPADVLLHVPVDRRLMAENDKVEIFAPYHRETIRLVRDIRKVPDFENLDSMTGKKIGVEKLSMSAVLMLGAEDGKFRENVKIYSTAAEALEHLKTGELDGVLAARSEIESVLRNDPNFQISKVEFQRLSSAGWVVGMAVKKDDVELIKLLQDATNELVSSGEMTKIFAKHGVQLVTP; encoded by the coding sequence TTGAAAATCAAACAGTCTGGTACGTTGAAGGTTGCTGTCTATAAAGATTTCGCGCCTTATTCGGCGAATGACGAAGGCATTGATGTTGATATAGCGAACGCGCTGGCAAAAAAAATCGGGCTAACACTGAGCTTGCTTCCATTCCAGGCCCGAGATGACGTAAATGATGATTTGAGAGATATGGTTTGGAAGGGTCACTATCTTGGATATGGTCCGGCTGATGTTCTGCTGCACGTGCCGGTAGATCGGAGACTGATGGCGGAAAATGATAAAGTCGAAATTTTCGCACCTTATCATCGCGAGACGATTCGTCTGGTGAGGGATATACGCAAAGTGCCTGATTTCGAAAATCTCGACTCGATGACAGGCAAGAAGATAGGCGTCGAAAAGCTTTCCATGAGTGCTGTTCTGATGCTAGGCGCTGAAGACGGCAAGTTTCGTGAGAATGTAAAAATCTATTCGACTGCTGCGGAAGCACTTGAACATCTCAAGACTGGCGAACTGGATGGAGTTCTCGCTGCCCGCTCCGAAATTGAATCGGTTTTGAGAAACGATCCAAATTTTCAAATAAGCAAGGTCGAGTTTCAACGCTTGTCATCCGCAGGTTGGGTTGTTGGAATGGCAGTGAAGAAGGATGACGTCGAGCTTATTAAATTGTTACAAGACGCGACCAATGAATTGGTTTCATCTGGCGAGATGACAAAAATATTCGCTAAACATGGCGTACAGTTGGTCACTCCGTGA